The Streptomyces sp. NBC_00440 genome contains a region encoding:
- a CDS encoding DUF6332 family protein, whose amino-acid sequence MSGGSQADRDARTVEIGYALVSAGFLGALVFGVIAGPAAVWDLPHRVTAALVLTGAAAAGLLAVVRVVHVLRTYERGHRSGDGPGGRTDAV is encoded by the coding sequence ATGAGCGGGGGAAGCCAGGCCGACCGTGACGCCAGGACCGTCGAGATCGGCTATGCCCTGGTCAGCGCGGGCTTCCTCGGCGCGCTGGTGTTCGGCGTGATCGCCGGTCCGGCGGCCGTGTGGGATCTGCCGCACCGCGTCACGGCAGCCCTGGTGCTGACCGGGGCCGCGGCCGCCGGACTGCTCGCGGTGGTGCGTGTGGTCCATGTGCTGCGTACGTACGAACGCGGGCACCGCTCGGGGGACGGCCCAGGAGGACGTACGGACGCGGTGTGA
- a CDS encoding PDZ domain-containing protein, which produces MHRSSDDRPGGRAAPKRRLATVAVLAAVTVGAAPALTAGTAAAAHAPAGRNIYVSATGSDRNSGDSTRRPLLTLAAAQVSARKASRAGHPVHVWVRGGTYHLAATLKFGAADSGSASAPVTYSSYPGERAVLSGGRRVTAAWTTDRDNSAIRVADIGAHRKIDGLFVGGTRQVLARYPNFDPDTAVLNGSTTMATLNARSARWKNPSTGDIRGLHSSDWGGNDYTITGRDDSGLKLKWVGDNNRGGDVDTAHVVAEGVFEELDAPGEWFYDQDAGKLYMIPPAGTDLSKTTVDTAELDELVRVEGTSASRPVHDLTFDGFTYTATHRTLFDTPYEPLQLGDWAVARAGAVHIKNARNITVSRSSFAQVGGNGVFIDGYNKDDAVTGNTFTGSGASDVQVVGSTRAVRNPSTWAHMVDPPTDLTPGPRTDDYPRDIDVSDNSMADMGRFEKQSAGVNISMSSRVTVAHNTIHGSPRSCVNVNDGTWGGHRIQYNDIFDCVKETSDHGPVNAWGRDRYWPIAGPSINPSAESDALQKSYSLLDVVRPITISNNRIWHNSEWAIDLDDGSSNYIVKNNLLLGAGIKLLDGFKRTVTNNIVVGGSVYEQISHRDNGDAITKNIILADSPYSLTGSDPAAAKYAADNNLFWDNGRPVALPAVWSTSHLDTHSVTADPRFAGGSPWDSPGMTDYTPAADSPAKALGFTDFPMNRFGTGRPGEATPPAVGWPAAPDPDTVIETQPEPLMGATARQVYDKATQSAVGLGDFNGLYLQSVPATSYAYGQGLRPLDVIRSVNGTGVTDRDSFWTVYNRLAPGSTVTLSVWRAQAATTVGLVKPTDPQQYNNTAGVTYTGSGWGWRGAKAGGQGSYQNDIDATTATGDSFTFTFNGTGADFLTELNADEGTIGIAVDGVHRETVDATSGSRQYQQKLYSVSGLPAGVHTLTGTMKSGQYMIVDGFTVRS; this is translated from the coding sequence GTGCACCGCAGTTCGGACGACAGACCAGGAGGCAGAGCCGCCCCGAAACGGCGGCTCGCGACGGTGGCGGTCCTCGCCGCCGTGACCGTGGGCGCGGCGCCCGCGCTCACCGCAGGCACCGCGGCTGCGGCCCACGCCCCGGCGGGCCGGAACATCTACGTATCGGCGACCGGTAGCGACCGGAACTCCGGGGACTCCACCCGCAGGCCCCTGCTGACCCTGGCGGCCGCGCAGGTCTCCGCGAGGAAGGCGTCCAGGGCGGGGCACCCGGTCCATGTGTGGGTACGCGGCGGTACCTACCACCTCGCGGCCACCCTGAAGTTCGGCGCCGCGGACTCCGGCAGCGCGTCCGCCCCGGTGACCTACTCCTCGTACCCCGGCGAGCGGGCCGTGCTCAGCGGCGGCCGCAGGGTGACGGCCGCCTGGACCACCGACCGGGACAACAGCGCGATCCGGGTGGCGGACATCGGCGCGCACCGGAAGATCGACGGGCTGTTCGTGGGCGGCACCCGGCAAGTCCTGGCCCGCTACCCGAACTTCGACCCGGACACCGCCGTACTCAACGGCTCCACCACCATGGCCACCCTCAACGCCCGGTCGGCGCGGTGGAAGAACCCGTCCACCGGCGACATCCGCGGACTGCACTCATCCGACTGGGGCGGCAACGACTACACGATCACCGGGCGCGACGACTCCGGCCTGAAGCTCAAGTGGGTCGGCGACAACAACCGGGGCGGCGACGTGGACACCGCGCACGTCGTCGCGGAGGGTGTGTTCGAGGAACTCGACGCGCCCGGCGAGTGGTTCTACGACCAGGACGCCGGCAAGCTCTACATGATCCCGCCGGCCGGCACCGATCTGTCGAAGACCACGGTGGACACCGCGGAGCTGGACGAACTCGTCCGGGTCGAGGGCACGTCGGCGTCCCGCCCCGTCCATGACCTCACGTTCGACGGGTTCACCTACACCGCCACGCACCGGACCCTCTTCGACACCCCGTACGAGCCGCTGCAGCTCGGCGACTGGGCGGTGGCGCGGGCCGGTGCCGTCCACATCAAGAACGCCAGGAACATCACCGTCTCCCGCTCCTCCTTCGCCCAGGTCGGCGGCAACGGGGTCTTCATCGACGGCTACAACAAGGACGACGCCGTCACCGGCAACACCTTCACCGGATCCGGCGCGAGCGACGTACAGGTGGTGGGCTCCACCAGGGCCGTCCGGAACCCGTCGACCTGGGCGCACATGGTCGATCCGCCCACGGACCTCACCCCCGGTCCCAGGACCGACGACTACCCGCGCGACATCGACGTCAGCGACAACAGCATGGCCGACATGGGCCGGTTCGAGAAACAGAGCGCCGGTGTAAACATCTCGATGAGCAGCCGCGTCACCGTCGCCCACAACACCATCCACGGCAGTCCACGGTCCTGTGTCAACGTCAACGACGGCACCTGGGGCGGGCACCGGATCCAGTACAACGACATCTTCGACTGCGTGAAGGAGACGTCGGACCACGGGCCGGTCAACGCCTGGGGCCGGGACCGTTACTGGCCCATCGCCGGGCCCAGCATCAACCCCAGCGCGGAGTCCGACGCCCTGCAGAAGAGCTACTCGCTGCTCGACGTCGTCCGGCCGATCACGATCAGCAACAACCGGATCTGGCACAACAGCGAATGGGCCATCGACCTGGACGACGGATCGAGCAACTACATCGTCAAGAACAACCTGCTGCTCGGCGCCGGAATCAAGCTGCTCGACGGATTCAAGCGGACGGTCACCAACAACATCGTCGTGGGCGGATCGGTCTACGAGCAGATCTCGCACCGCGACAACGGCGACGCCATCACGAAGAACATCATCCTTGCGGACTCGCCCTACTCACTCACCGGCAGCGACCCCGCCGCCGCCAAGTACGCCGCAGACAACAACCTGTTCTGGGACAACGGCCGGCCAGTCGCCCTGCCCGCCGTCTGGAGCACCAGTCATCTGGACACCCACTCGGTCACCGCGGATCCCCGCTTCGCCGGGGGCTCACCGTGGGACTCGCCCGGTATGACGGACTACACACCGGCCGCGGACTCACCCGCGAAGGCACTGGGATTCACCGACTTCCCGATGAACCGGTTCGGCACCGGAAGGCCGGGCGAAGCGACACCCCCGGCGGTCGGCTGGCCGGCCGCACCCGACCCGGACACGGTGATCGAGACCCAGCCCGAGCCGCTGATGGGCGCCACCGCCCGCCAGGTCTACGACAAGGCCACCCAGTCGGCCGTCGGACTGGGCGACTTCAACGGGCTCTACCTCCAGAGCGTCCCGGCCACCTCCTACGCCTACGGGCAGGGTCTGCGCCCCCTAGACGTGATCCGGTCCGTGAACGGGACCGGTGTGACGGACCGCGACAGCTTCTGGACCGTCTACAACAGGCTCGCCCCCGGGAGCACCGTCACCCTGAGCGTCTGGCGTGCGCAGGCCGCCACCACGGTCGGCCTCGTCAAGCCCACCGACCCTCAGCAGTACAACAACACCGCGGGCGTGACCTACACCGGAAGCGGCTGGGGCTGGCGCGGCGCCAAGGCCGGCGGCCAGGGCTCGTACCAGAACGACATCGACGCCACCACCGCCACCGGCGACTCCTTCACCTTCACCTTCAACGGCACCGGAGCCGACTTCCTCACCGAGCTGAACGCGGACGAGGGAACGATCGGCATCGCCGTCGACGGGGTCCACCGGGAGACCGTGGACGCCACCAGCGGCTCCCGCCAGTACCAGCAGAAGCTCTACTCGGTCAGCGGACTCCCGGCCGGGGTGCACACCCTCACCGGGACGATGAAGAGCGGGCAGTACATGATCGTGGACGGCTTCACCGTGCGGAGCTGA
- a CDS encoding LamG domain-containing protein: protein MQRSRTLSVALAMSFATAGLGVIAAPGASAITPPVAFTADALPTWQTNGIVWALAQSNGVVFAGGTFSALRPPAGVSGKARSAVNFAAFNAATGAPTSCTLSFTVGSGTATVRALAVSPDKKTLYAGGYFGAVNGTKVSSLAAIDIATCKPRTSFRPAFSATVRALTVTKDTVYAGGDFGTVSGQKRQRFAAVKASDGAVLPFTANADEPGRALALTPDGKNAVLGGDFFKVNGTTSHALAVVDATSGKVTKAYPGFIETNSVVKTLDTDATGIYTGNEGTGFGVFDGRIALNASSLNQRWRDTCLGATQSVKSYKGVLYSASHAHDCSSVGEFPNGPRHHFLAEPTTGTGKLGWFPDTNDGNGEGIGPRALTIAAAGSTQYLWSGGEFTTVNRAAAQSLTRFASTGDKGAPTVPVGAAVSAKPGQVQVSWRASFDTDDSKLTYKVYRNGSSTPMATVQADSLMWARPQVSVKDTSVTKGKSYSYRITASDAAGNTSAKSAAVTATATAAAEPYPTAVIGNGASLYWRYDDHAQPFVADTSSGNRSGVDVNAPSLRRTPGAVGAPSTAIGFNGTNQWIYSDRRYAAPAKYSLETWFRTTSTAGGKLIGFGDNTTAASKKYDKQVYMTNAGKLVFGVSGSGFKTLESPKAYNDGTWHQAVATQGPTGMRLYVDGHLLKSNTVTKSESSSGYWRVGGDSLAGWPSRPTSDFFKGDLDETAVYPGVLSAARVAGHYTLGKSAG, encoded by the coding sequence ATGCAGAGATCGAGAACGCTGTCGGTCGCTCTCGCCATGTCGTTCGCCACGGCCGGTCTGGGGGTGATCGCGGCACCCGGGGCGTCCGCGATCACGCCACCGGTGGCGTTCACGGCGGACGCGCTGCCGACCTGGCAGACCAACGGGATCGTCTGGGCGCTCGCCCAGAGCAACGGCGTGGTGTTCGCGGGCGGTACGTTCTCCGCGCTGCGGCCACCGGCCGGTGTCTCCGGCAAGGCGCGGTCCGCGGTGAACTTCGCCGCGTTCAACGCCGCCACCGGCGCGCCCACCAGCTGCACACTCTCCTTCACGGTCGGCAGCGGTACCGCCACCGTGCGAGCCCTGGCGGTATCGCCCGACAAGAAGACGCTCTACGCGGGCGGATACTTCGGCGCGGTCAACGGCACCAAGGTGTCCTCGCTGGCGGCCATCGACATCGCCACCTGCAAGCCCAGGACCTCGTTCCGGCCCGCCTTCTCCGCCACCGTGCGGGCGCTGACGGTCACCAAGGACACGGTGTATGCGGGAGGCGACTTCGGCACCGTCAGCGGACAGAAGCGCCAGCGCTTCGCCGCGGTCAAGGCGTCCGACGGGGCCGTACTGCCCTTCACCGCCAACGCCGACGAGCCGGGCCGCGCCCTCGCACTGACCCCTGACGGCAAGAACGCGGTGCTCGGCGGCGACTTCTTCAAGGTCAACGGAACGACATCGCACGCCCTGGCCGTGGTGGACGCCACATCGGGCAAGGTGACGAAGGCCTACCCGGGCTTCATCGAGACCAACTCGGTGGTCAAGACGCTCGACACGGACGCCACCGGGATCTACACCGGCAACGAGGGCACCGGCTTCGGTGTGTTCGACGGCCGGATCGCCCTCAACGCGAGCAGCCTGAACCAGCGCTGGCGTGACACCTGCCTGGGCGCCACCCAGTCCGTGAAGTCGTACAAGGGCGTGCTCTACAGCGCCTCGCACGCCCACGACTGCTCCAGCGTCGGCGAGTTCCCCAACGGTCCGCGCCACCACTTCCTGGCGGAACCCACCACGGGTACCGGCAAGCTCGGCTGGTTCCCTGACACCAACGACGGCAACGGTGAGGGGATCGGCCCCCGCGCCCTGACCATCGCGGCCGCCGGCTCCACCCAGTACCTCTGGTCGGGCGGCGAGTTCACCACCGTCAACCGCGCCGCGGCACAGAGCCTCACCCGGTTCGCCTCCACCGGCGACAAGGGCGCGCCGACCGTTCCGGTGGGCGCCGCGGTCAGTGCGAAGCCGGGACAGGTGCAGGTCAGCTGGCGCGCCAGCTTCGACACGGACGACTCGAAGCTGACGTACAAGGTCTACCGCAACGGGTCCAGCACGCCCATGGCGACCGTGCAGGCCGACTCACTGATGTGGGCCCGGCCCCAGGTGTCCGTCAAGGACACCTCGGTCACCAAGGGCAAGAGCTACAGCTACCGGATCACCGCATCCGACGCCGCGGGCAACACCAGCGCCAAGTCGGCGGCGGTCACCGCCACCGCGACGGCCGCGGCGGAGCCCTACCCGACGGCGGTCATCGGCAACGGTGCCTCGCTGTACTGGCGCTACGACGACCACGCGCAGCCGTTCGTGGCGGACACGTCGAGCGGAAACCGCTCCGGCGTGGACGTCAACGCCCCCTCGCTGCGCCGGACCCCGGGAGCGGTCGGCGCCCCGTCCACCGCGATCGGGTTCAACGGCACCAACCAGTGGATATACAGCGACCGCCGGTACGCCGCACCCGCCAAGTACAGCCTGGAGACCTGGTTCAGGACCACCAGCACCGCGGGCGGCAAGCTGATCGGGTTCGGCGACAACACGACGGCCGCCAGCAAGAAGTACGACAAGCAGGTGTACATGACCAATGCGGGCAAGCTCGTGTTCGGCGTGAGCGGCAGCGGATTCAAGACGCTGGAGAGCCCCAAGGCGTACAACGACGGCACCTGGCACCAGGCCGTCGCGACACAGGGCCCGACCGGTATGCGCCTCTACGTCGACGGCCACCTCCTGAAGAGCAACACCGTGACGAAGAGCGAGAGTTCCAGCGGCTACTGGCGGGTGGGCGGCGACTCACTGGCCGGCTGGCCCTCGCGGCCCACGAGCGACTTCTTCAAGGGGGACCTGGACGAGACGGCCGTCTACCCCGGGGTGCTCAGCGCCGCGCGGGTCGCCGGTCACTACACGCTGGGAAAGAGTGCAGGCTGA
- a CDS encoding MarR family winged helix-turn-helix transcriptional regulator gives MHAAGRTLPQLLTEARRWFEEALLATMEEAGEVPVSPAQVHLFAVLGEQGTTVSGLARRMGVTRQTAHQAVHGLVAAGLLEQVPDPSSGRQRLIRRTAQGERAHRRAGLILQQVEDELATRIGHRAVDALRAALETPWGPPPVL, from the coding sequence ATGCACGCCGCCGGCCGCACCCTCCCCCAACTGCTGACCGAAGCCCGGCGCTGGTTCGAGGAGGCCCTGCTGGCGACCATGGAAGAGGCCGGTGAGGTGCCGGTGTCCCCGGCGCAGGTCCATCTCTTCGCCGTGCTCGGCGAGCAGGGCACCACGGTGTCCGGACTCGCCCGGCGGATGGGGGTCACCCGGCAGACCGCTCACCAGGCGGTCCACGGTCTGGTGGCCGCCGGGCTGCTGGAGCAGGTGCCCGACCCCTCCTCCGGCCGGCAGCGGCTGATCCGGCGCACCGCTCAGGGCGAGCGAGCCCACCGGCGGGCCGGGCTCATCCTCCAGCAGGTCGAGGACGAGCTCGCGACGCGGATCGGCCACCGGGCCGTCGACGCCCTGCGCGCCGCTCTGGAGACTCCGTGGGGGCCACCGCCCGTCCTGTGA
- the cobM gene encoding precorrin-4 C(11)-methyltransferase, giving the protein MTVYFIGAGPGAADLITVRGARLLASCGVCLYAGSLVPRELLAECPPDARLTDTAQLDLDEITAELVRADREGQDVARLHSGDPSVFSAVAEQMRRLDAAGVNYEVVPGVPAFAAAAAALKRELTVPTVGQTVILTRVAQRATAMPEGEDLATLGRSGALIVLHLAVQHAERVVAELLPHYGADCPAAVVALASRPGEVVLRGTLDTIAGQVAEAGILRTAVIMVGRTLGAEQFGDSHLYSPERERHSCR; this is encoded by the coding sequence ATGACCGTGTACTTCATCGGCGCCGGGCCCGGCGCCGCGGACCTCATCACGGTGCGCGGCGCCCGTCTGCTCGCGTCCTGCGGTGTCTGCCTCTACGCGGGCAGCCTGGTACCGCGTGAGCTGCTGGCCGAATGCCCGCCGGACGCCAGGCTGACCGACACCGCGCAGCTCGACCTGGATGAGATCACCGCCGAGCTGGTACGCGCCGACCGGGAGGGCCAGGACGTGGCGCGGCTGCACTCCGGGGACCCCTCGGTCTTCAGCGCGGTGGCCGAGCAGATGCGCAGGCTCGACGCGGCAGGGGTGAACTACGAGGTGGTGCCCGGCGTTCCCGCCTTCGCCGCGGCGGCAGCGGCGCTGAAGCGCGAACTGACGGTCCCCACCGTCGGCCAGACCGTGATCCTCACCCGGGTCGCCCAGCGCGCCACCGCGATGCCGGAAGGCGAGGACCTCGCCACACTCGGCCGCAGCGGCGCGCTGATCGTGCTGCACCTGGCAGTGCAGCACGCCGAGCGGGTCGTGGCGGAGCTGCTGCCGCACTACGGAGCGGACTGCCCGGCCGCTGTGGTGGCACTGGCCAGCCGGCCCGGCGAAGTGGTCCTGCGGGGCACCCTCGACACCATCGCGGGCCAGGTCGCGGAGGCCGGCATCCTGCGCACGGCGGTCATCATGGTCGGCCGCACGCTCGGCGCCGAACAGTTCGGCGACAGCCACCTCTACTCGCCGGAGCGGGAGCGGCACTCCTGCCGGTGA
- a CDS encoding lipase maturation factor family protein yields MEWFWAPEYTLSRLVFQRALAVVYLIAFVAAARQFRGLIGERGMLPAPRFLARAPFRRAPGVFHLHYSDRFFAGWAWLGALLAAAVAAGAADAVPLWAAMVWWAALWVMYLSIVNVGQIWYGFGWESLLLETGSLAVFLGNARTAPPVLVVWLLRWVLFRVEFGAGLIKMRGDRCWRDLTCLCYHHETQPMPGPLSWFFHRLPRPLHRVETGANHVAQLLVPVLLFTPQPVATWAAAVIVVTQLWLVLSGNFAWLNWLTIILAISAVDASVLGAGHLVTPRAEAGPLWFAVLVSAMTVFVLLRSYRPARNLVSRRQLMNTSFDPLHLVNAYGAFGTVTRIRYEVVVEGTAEAALTDAARWQEYGFKGKPGEVRRLSRQFAPYHLRLDWLMWFAALSPAHAAPWFGPFMERLLENDRDTLRLLRHNPFPDAPPAHVRARLFRYRFTTWRELRESGAWWHREPVGLFFPPTPPAPPVSRT; encoded by the coding sequence GTGGAGTGGTTCTGGGCACCGGAGTACACACTGAGCCGGCTGGTCTTCCAGCGGGCGCTGGCAGTCGTCTACCTGATCGCGTTCGTGGCGGCGGCCCGGCAGTTCCGGGGCCTGATCGGGGAACGCGGCATGCTGCCGGCACCGCGGTTTCTGGCACGGGCGCCCTTCCGGCGCGCGCCGGGCGTCTTCCACCTCCACTATTCGGACCGCTTCTTCGCCGGGTGGGCGTGGCTGGGCGCGCTGCTGGCGGCGGCCGTGGCGGCGGGCGCCGCCGACGCCGTGCCGCTGTGGGCCGCCATGGTGTGGTGGGCGGCGCTGTGGGTCATGTACCTGTCGATCGTGAACGTGGGCCAGATCTGGTACGGCTTCGGCTGGGAATCGCTGCTGCTGGAGACCGGCTCCCTGGCGGTCTTCCTGGGCAATGCCCGGACGGCGCCGCCGGTGCTGGTGGTCTGGTTGTTGCGCTGGGTGCTCTTCCGGGTGGAATTCGGCGCGGGCCTGATCAAGATGCGCGGCGACCGCTGCTGGCGTGATCTGACCTGCCTCTGCTACCACCACGAGACGCAGCCGATGCCGGGGCCGCTCAGCTGGTTCTTCCACCGGCTGCCCCGGCCGCTCCACCGGGTCGAGACGGGCGCCAACCACGTGGCCCAACTGCTCGTGCCGGTACTGCTGTTCACCCCGCAGCCGGTGGCGACCTGGGCTGCGGCGGTGATCGTGGTCACTCAGCTGTGGCTGGTGCTCTCGGGCAATTTCGCCTGGCTGAACTGGCTGACGATCATCCTGGCGATTTCCGCCGTCGACGCATCCGTCCTGGGTGCCGGACACCTGGTCACACCGCGGGCCGAGGCGGGGCCGCTGTGGTTCGCGGTGCTGGTGTCGGCGATGACGGTGTTCGTTCTCCTGCGGAGCTACCGGCCGGCCCGCAACCTGGTCTCGCGGCGGCAGCTGATGAACACGTCCTTCGACCCGTTGCACCTGGTCAACGCGTACGGGGCGTTCGGCACCGTGACCCGCATCCGGTACGAAGTGGTGGTCGAGGGTACCGCGGAGGCCGCGCTCACCGACGCTGCCCGGTGGCAGGAGTACGGCTTCAAGGGCAAACCGGGCGAGGTGCGCCGGCTTTCCCGGCAGTTCGCGCCGTACCACCTGCGGCTGGACTGGTTGATGTGGTTCGCGGCCCTCTCCCCGGCCCACGCCGCCCCGTGGTTCGGACCGTTCATGGAGAGGCTGCTGGAGAACGACCGTGACACGCTGCGGCTGCTGCGGCACAACCCATTCCCTGACGCACCACCGGCACATGTCCGGGCCCGGCTGTTCCGCTACCGGTTCACCACCTGGCGGGAGCTGCGGGAGAGCGGGGCATGGTGGCACCGGGAGCCGGTGGGCCTCTTCTTCCCGCCCACACCGCCTGCACCACCCGTATCGCGCACCTGA
- the cbiE gene encoding precorrin-6y C5,15-methyltransferase (decarboxylating) subunit CbiE, giving the protein MAPAPSPRPDPAPAPVTVVGIGADGWDGLPAASQQALLNAQVLVGGARQLALLPQRCPGERVEWPSPLRPAVPGILAARSGRRIAVLASGDPMFYGIGRALTEVLGEDGGRLVVLPYPSSVSYACARLGWPVEDTEVVTLVGRPTARLTAALHDRRRLLVLSAGAATPAEVAVHLDGHGFGASRIRVLEQLGGERENITDGNAATWPHPPGDPLNVIAVDCRRTPGAPRTGAVPGLPDEAYEHDGQLTKRHVRAATLGALAPAPGELLWDIGGGSGSIAIEWMRTHPSCRAITVERDPVRGERIARNAARLGVPALRVVTGAAPDALAGLPAPDAVFVGGGLTAPGLLDACWEALPDGGRLVANTVTLESEALLADRYRRHGGDLVRLAVAHAVPVGGFTGWRQAMPVTQWAVEKNPYPLPVPGEDR; this is encoded by the coding sequence GTGGCCCCCGCACCGTCCCCGCGCCCCGACCCCGCCCCGGCGCCCGTCACCGTCGTCGGAATCGGCGCCGACGGCTGGGACGGCCTTCCCGCCGCATCGCAGCAGGCCCTGCTGAACGCCCAGGTCCTCGTCGGCGGCGCCCGCCAACTGGCCCTGCTCCCGCAGCGATGCCCGGGTGAGCGGGTCGAGTGGCCCTCACCGCTGCGCCCCGCAGTGCCCGGCATCCTCGCCGCACGCTCCGGCCGCCGCATCGCCGTACTGGCCAGCGGCGACCCCATGTTCTACGGCATCGGGCGGGCGCTGACCGAGGTGCTCGGCGAGGATGGGGGGCGGCTCGTCGTACTGCCGTACCCCTCGTCCGTCTCGTACGCCTGCGCCCGGCTGGGCTGGCCGGTCGAGGACACGGAGGTCGTCACCCTCGTCGGCCGCCCCACCGCCCGGCTGACCGCCGCCCTGCACGACCGCCGCCGGCTCCTGGTGCTCAGCGCGGGCGCCGCGACACCCGCCGAGGTGGCGGTGCACCTGGACGGTCACGGCTTCGGAGCGAGCCGGATACGGGTGCTCGAACAGCTCGGCGGTGAGCGCGAGAACATCACCGATGGCAACGCCGCGACCTGGCCGCATCCGCCCGGCGACCCGCTGAACGTGATCGCGGTCGACTGCCGCCGCACCCCCGGAGCCCCGAGAACCGGCGCCGTCCCCGGGCTCCCCGACGAGGCGTACGAACACGATGGTCAGCTCACCAAGCGCCATGTGCGCGCCGCCACCCTGGGCGCGCTCGCCCCCGCCCCCGGCGAACTGCTCTGGGACATCGGGGGCGGCTCGGGGTCCATCGCCATCGAGTGGATGCGCACGCACCCGTCCTGCCGCGCCATCACCGTCGAGCGCGACCCGGTACGGGGCGAGCGCATCGCCCGCAACGCCGCCCGGCTCGGTGTGCCCGCGCTGCGGGTCGTCACCGGCGCGGCCCCGGACGCACTGGCCGGACTGCCCGCGCCGGACGCGGTGTTCGTCGGGGGAGGGCTGACCGCCCCGGGCCTGCTGGACGCGTGCTGGGAGGCCCTGCCCGACGGCGGGCGGCTCGTCGCCAACACCGTGACGCTGGAGTCCGAGGCGCTCCTCGCCGACCGCTACCGCAGACACGGCGGCGACCTGGTGCGCCTCGCCGTCGCACACGCCGTGCCCGTCGGGGGCTTCACCGGCTGGCGGCAGGCCATGCCGGTCACCCAGTGGGCCGTTGAGAAGAACCCGTATCCCCTCCCTGTTCCTGGAGAAGACAGATGA